One part of the Torulaspora delbrueckii CBS 1146 chromosome 8, complete genome genome encodes these proteins:
- the RPC82 gene encoding DNA-directed RNA polymerase III subunit C82 (similar to Saccharomyces cerevisiae RPC82 (YPR190C); ancestral locus Anc_7.547) produces the protein MTSVAPVGDPQVSTTQPGPNDDTVTISSLEQRTLSPEWFLYTELARFHLGERASSIIDVLLSKGRLSVFEIQERLPDLDTRSIRTTLVSLIQLRCVKYWEETTPTGRTITYYYANEDGLLLFLYSGLIIDEVSQQFQQSKLAAQIMQNILTLGSVTTEDFLQNCKDSKNEIISVFVQLCENEFLSPLTKLHYTPISDLWNHLYLKEYNAIPRTSTLSDLKKRTEAKGKAKIEFQRLTNAARDTSSILTVDPETSLRSVVNTVPLVVNLERFLKTRRSKHLVKYVGTRIGSISAEIYKVALKLTEKKTPPLVDPLTQTGILQELDEAKAIEEELELAEEKTQGIAFNALDISKYLPASLDLRGSIVSSTKRDKASRGASDSQSTKRLKTEDGFVIPALPNSVKEEDDGEEDINLDLDDIDEDDADPHSASLITNHLKLLASSSIPFLKETRPGVYYVPYSKLVPVLRSSIYDYLLASTLGPSAMRIRRCVCANSLISEKVINSTALMKEKDIRSTIASLVKYNVVEIQEVPRTADRAASRAVFLFRSKERHAYDFMKQNLAWNIGNLLYKKEKLKEQNVDLLTKANRDDVKGRETELLLPSELNQLKMVNERELNIITRMCRVLSLWEVFKLF, from the coding sequence ATGACTTCAGTAGCACCCGTAGGGGATCCCCAGGTGTCTACCACTCAACCGGGTCCAAATGATGACACAGTGACAATTTCTTCGCTTGAACAGAGAACGTTAAGTCCCGAGTGGTTTCTGTATACAGAATTGGCCAGATTCCACTTGGGTGAAAGGGCATCATCGATTATTGATGTTTTACTATCAAAAGGCAGATTGAGTGTTTTTGAGATTCAAGAGAGACTGCCTGATCTGGATACCAGAAGCATTAGAACAACACTGGTTTCATTGATCCAATTGAGATGCGTCAAATACTGGGAAGAGACAACGCCAACAGGTAGAACAATAACTTATTACTATGCCAATGAAGATGGGCTTCTTCTATTTTTGTATTCCGGACTGATTATAGACGAAGTGAGCCAACAGTTCCAACAATCAAAGTTGGCCGCTCAAATCATGCAGAATATCCTCACATTAGGTTCTGTTACGACTGAAgattttttgcaaaactGCAAGGATTCTAAGAACGAGATCATATCTGTCTTTGTACAGCTCTGTGAAAACGAATTCCTATCGCCTTTGACCAAATTGCATTATACACCAATAAGTGACCTTTGGAACCATCTGTACCTCAAGGAATACAATGCTATCCCAAGGACTTCCACTCTTtctgatttgaaaaagagaaCTGAGGCAAAAGGCAAAGCCaagattgaatttcaaaggcTCACAAATGCCGCTAGGGACACTTCTTCCATCCTCACAGTTGATCCGGAGACTTCACTAAGGAGCGTTGTAAACACCGTACCATTGGTTGTAAATTTGGAAAGGTTTCTTaagacaagaagatcaaagcaTTTGGTCAAATATGTCGGCACTAGAATCGGATCTATCTCAGCCgaaatttacaaagttgCTTTAAAACTCactgaaaagaaaacaCCTCCATTAGTAGATCCGTTAACACAAACTGGTATACTTCAAGAATTAGACGAGGCGAAGGCCATCGAGGAAGAGTTGGAACTTGCAGAGGAGAAAACACAGGGCATTGCATTTAACGCCTTAGACATTTCAAAGTACTTGCCAGCAAGTTTAGATCTTCGTGGTAGCATAGTGTCAAGCACAAAAAGAGATAAGGCTTCCCGTGGAGCAAGTGATTCTCAATCTACAAAGAGACTAAAGACCGAAGACGGCTTTGTCATTCCAGCATTACCCAACTCTGTaaaggaagaggatgatggtgaagaagatatcaatctcgatcttgatgatatagatgaagatgacgcAGATCCACATTCCGCTTCTCTCATTACTAACCATTTAAAATTACTAGCATCCTCCAGCATACCATTCTTGAAGGAAACAAGACCAGGTGTTTACTACGTTCCTTACTCCAAATTAGTACCCGTGCTCAGGTCATCGATATACGACTACTTACTAGCATCAACTTTGGGTCCTTCTGCTATGCGTATACGCCGGTGCGTCTGTGCCAATAGTTTAATCTCCGAGAAGGTCATCAACTCAACAGCACTcatgaaggagaaggataTTAGATCTACAATTGCTTCATTGGTGAAATACAATGTAGTTGAAATACAAGAAGTTCCCAGAACCGCAGATAGAGCCGCATCGAGAGCTGTGTTTCTCTTCAGATCAAAGGAGAGGCATGCCTATGATTTTATGAAACAAAATCTAGCTTGGAATATAGGGAACCTCTTATACAAAAAGGAGAAGTTAAAGGAGCAAAATGTTGACCTTTTGACAAAAGCTAATAGAGATGACGTCAAGGGAAGGGAGACtgaacttcttctgccCAGTGAActtaatcaattgaagatggtGAACGAACGTGAGCTGAACATCATTACTCGTATGTGTAGGGTTCTGTCATTGTGGGAAGTTTTTAAGCTCTTTTGA
- the SKI3 gene encoding SKI complex subunit tetratricopeptide repeat protein SKI3 (similar to Saccharomyces cerevisiae SKI3 (YPR189W); ancestral locus Anc_7.546): protein MSTVKELLKEAKTELAREDYEEAVSISKKVLNLDQSNYFAQVFLGKSYSCIEGKSKDSVEHYKAAIELAPDNLLAWKGLIQFLNSPNIVPDVVSYDEYFDLSSEYARLLLEQEQSQVELIHNIRTFIKKVPGSKESFLWHMIPGSPTAERLGRHLITPQEALRKLISILDANQKVHISKIVSRERLKLSAQDPEYQMKMNSLAWDVYKDSRIEFLYNQLVNITDDDDLRAELESEWLEYRILVLKSMPKELKSSYFIDVKRMVEDMVLVDHRSPLAWKLFFEWQDYSDLDNMDQQLILKFFKKFPIEPLAIILYAWLSSIFSKYDMKKLNITPNQSIEHEDARDLADFDEGEKNALNEMMEKENEVAGLLEEEVVDALLENISKAQNSILANRVVSQYYVYSREYEAALPYVKTGISVIAYKIRDLGGRFVNSKKQFTLSLAILYTYIDAPKNHNAAMSLFEKVLTDDPENTHAKLGKGLIFVEREEWANANALLNEVALEFPNNMEVMSELGWNEAQLGNLEHALSIFKSVLENIEGTDLRAVEFRALNIWRQAKVHIMIEQREPTKDHDNVRYAFKQLVSSIKILDTFSASYSTLGDIYSIFFSDKARAFKCYYKAFELDAGDIVAAKYMSENYADLSNWQAASTVAKRLLGSEKAKRKSKEVNWAYRVVGIFYLETQEEASSIEWFQSALRIDPKDVESWVGLGQAYYACGRIEASMKVFERALELDSEHQHCRYLKAQSLAALGQFVDSIQVLRDIAAVAPSEEIYQVALASALVSYALDLYSQGLLKKAMSVAENVIEVLQYATTELGCHAQNLWLALMRSLNLYVLVASEVDRLPIESLVSICNSAKISDFTKELDDQDEVTLDNLLSGNDDSNISIACKFLILSAKYAVSTAAFDQLPRTARSSLWYNVGSAELTAYNISKQMNYRDAAITSYKKSIQYQSNTPESWIGLGIATMDVNYRVAQHCFIKASALAPKELDVWFNLAMLALKNNDVEFAREVLKRSQSLSPQSSSPWLGIALINEREGDLVESYKMFGHAFVLSNGRSKAAQLLYAKSVLQHRIGNSTDERDLEVVEELTAAAYGLDQYFKENPDDDFALQCALLIFERLRIFSKAQDAALKLAESLEAKFERAQDEKALFNYAVIKSQTARIQLGFGNYTAAIDDANVSQSVLTEFDDDERSTVTLSNHVSLALAYFFSGDFDETLQHLQELLKLSKISRHLIILIAKILYEVGSDDAKDIALEELMEYVGVNGADLPVSLTIAAISILENRKGDLNTILAEFTELPLSDLIADKHRDVPYLIEQIKNRLEIQTDAKSTWQRACFLFMNDHKAWLSVDQKIEQRISADGQNKVTAQQLSESYCAQRDLRTIQRSLFLCPTNLTALQSLRQCF from the coding sequence ATGTCAACGGTAAAGGAACTCTTGAAGGAGGCAAAGACTGAGCTGGCTAGAGAGGACTATGAAGAAGCTGTCAGTATATCGAAAAAAGTGCTGAATCTCGACCAATCTAACTATTTTGCTCAGGTATTCCTAGGTAAGTCATACTCCTGCATTGAAGGAAAGAGTAAGGATTCTGTTGAACACTATAAAGCAGCCATTGAGCTAGCTCCAGACAATCTACTGGCCTGGAAGGGTCTcatccaatttttgaacaGTCCAAATATAGTGCCCGACGTGGTATCTTACGATGAATACTTCGATCTCAGTAGTGAATACGCCCGACTGTTacttgaacaagaacaatCGCAAGTGGAACTAATTCATAACATACGCacattcatcaagaaagtccCAGGTAGTAAGGAATCCTTCCTTTGGCATATGATCCCTGGTTCGCCAACGGCGGAAAGACTTGGCCGCCATTTAATTACTCCTCAGGAGGCTCTAAGAAAACTAATTTCGATTTTAGATGCAAATCAAAAGGTTCATATCTCAAAGATTGTCAGTCGTGAGAGGTTAAAGTTGAGCGCTCAGGATCCCGAGTACCAGATGAAAATGAACTCTCTGGCTTGGGATGTTTACAAGGATTCAAGGATCGAGTTTCTGTACAATCAGCTGGTGAACAttactgatgatgatgatttgagAGCTGAACTTGAGAGTGAATGGTTAGAATATAGAATTTTGGTACTCAAATCCATGCCTAAAGAGTTGAAAAGCTCATATTTTATAGACGTCAAAAGAATGGTAGAAGACATGGTGTTGGTGGATCATAGGTCACCGTTAGCATGGAAATTGTTTTTCGAATGGCAAGATTACTCAGATCTAGATAATATGGATCAGCAActcatcttgaaatttttcaagaaatttccCATAGAGCCCTTGGCAATCATACTTTATGCTTGGTTATCGTCAATCTTTTCGAAATATgatatgaagaagctcaatATTACACCTAATCAATCGATAGAGCACGAAGATGCCCGAGATTTGGCTGACTTCGATGAGGGCGAAAAGAATGCCCTCAATGAAATgatggagaaggagaaCGAGGTTGCAGGTCttttagaagaagaagttgttgatgCGTTGCTCGAAAATATatcaaaagctcaaaacAGTATCCTCGCTAATCGTGTGGTTTCGCAGTACTACGTCTATTCAAGAGAGTATGAAGCTGCCTTACCATACGTTAAAACTGGTATATCTGTGATTGCATACAAAATCAGAGATTTGGGGGGTCGATTCGTCAACTCTAAGAAGCAATTTACCTTGAGTCTAGCGATTTTATATACTTACATTGATGCTCCGAAGAATCATAATGCGGCAATGAGCTTATTCGAAAAGGTGCTGACAGATGATCCAGAAAACACACATGCAAAGTTGGGGAAAGGCCTAatttttgttgaaagagaagaatgGGCCAATGCGAATGCTTTACTGAATGAAGTTGCTCTGGAGTTTCCAAATAATATGGAGGTGATGTCTGAACTGGGATGGAATGAAGCACAGCTTGGTAATTTGGAACATGCCTTGTCTATCTTCAAGAGTGTTTTAGAGAATATTGAGGGAACGGACCTTCGTGCGGTTGAATTCAGAGCTTTGAATATATGGAGACAAGCTAAAGTGCATATCATGATCGAACAACGGGAGCCAACCAAAGACCACGATAACGTGAGATATGCTTTTAAGCAGCTGGTGAGCTCTATTAAAATCTTGGATACATTTTCTGCCAGTTATTCCACTCTGGGTGATATTTActcaatcttcttttcgGATAAGGCCAGAGCTTTTAAGTGTTATTACAAAGCTTTTGAACTTGATGCGGGGGACATCGTTGCTGCCAAGTACATGTCGGAAAACTATGCTGATTTGTCTAACTGGCAAGCTGCCTCCACTGTTGCGAAAAGGCTGTTGGGCTCAGAAAAGGCTAAACGGaaatcaaaagaagttAATTGGGCATATAGGGTTGTGGGGATATTTTACCTAGAaactcaagaagaagcatcTTCTATTGAATGGTTTCAATCTGCTCTACGAATTGACCCCAAAGATGTTGAGTCATGGGTCGGTTTAGGTCAAGCATACTACGCTTGTGGTCGTATTGAAGCTTCTATGAAAGTTTTTGAAAGGGCTTTGGAATTAGATTCTGAGCATCAGCATTGTCGGTACCTCAAGGCACAATCGTTGGCAGCTCTTGGTCAGTTTGTTGATAGTATTCAAGTCTTGAGAGATATCGCGGCTGTTGCCCCATCAGAAGAGATTTATCAGGTTGCACTAGCTAGTGCATTGGTGAGTTATGCACTTGATCTTTATTCTCAAGGACTTTTAAAGAAGGCGATGTCAGTTGCTGAAAATGTAATCGAGGTACTTCAGTACGCAACCACAGAATTAGGATGTCACGCACAGAACTTATGGCTGGCACTGATGAGGTCATTGAATCTCTATGTGCTAGTCGCCTCGGAAGTTGATAGACTACCTATAGAGTCCTTAGTCTCAATCTGCAATAGCGCTAAAATATCAGATTTTACTAAGGAGCTTGACGATCAAGATGAGGTCACATTGGATAACTTGCTTTCTGGGAATGACGATAGTAACATATCCATTGCTTGTAAGTTCTTGATCCTATCAGCCAAGTATGCGGTCTCTACAGCCGCTTTTGATCAGCTCCCTAGGACCGCAAGGTCGTCGCTGTGGTATAATGTTGGGAGCGCGGAGCTGACAGCCTACAATATTTCTAAACAAATGAACTATAGGGACGCCGCTATCACTTCTTACAAGAAATCTATCCAATACCAATCCAACACACCCGAATCGTGGATCGGTTTGGGGATAGCAACTATGGACGTTAACTACAGGGTTGCACAACATTGCTTTATCAAGGCCTCTGCACTTGCGCCCAAGGAATTGGATGTGTGGTTCAATCTAGCAATGCTGGCTTTAAAGAACAACGATGTGGAGTTTGCGAGAGAAGTGCTCAAGAGGTCCCAAAGTCTTTCTCCGCAAAGTTCCTCACCATGGTTAGGGATTGCTCTCATCAACGAGAGGGAAGGAGATCTTGTGGAAAGCTACAAAATGTTTGGTCATGCATTCGTACTGTCCAATGGGAGATCCAAGGCAGCTCAACTGCTTTATGCAAAAAGCGTTCTCCAGCATCGTATCGGTAATTCGACCGATGAGAGAGACCTAGAGGTTgtcgaagaattgacagCGGCGGCCTATGGTCTAGaccaatatttcaaagagaacCCTGATGACGACTTCGCCCTCCAATGTGCTCTactcatctttgaaaggctCCGCATATTCTCTAAAGCGCAAGATGCTGCGTTGAAACTGGCAGAATCTTTGGAAGCAAAGTTTGAGAGAGCTCAAGACGAAAAAGCTCTGTTCAATTATGCTGTTATCAAGTCACAAACTGCTCGTATCCAGTTAGGCTTTGGAAATTATACGGCGGCCATTGATGATGCGAATGTATCTCAAAGTGTTTTGACGGAattcgatgatgatgagagaTCCACGGTGACTCTATCGAACCATGTGTCTCTGGCGTTGGCGTATTTTTTCTCTGGTGACTTTGACGAAACTTTACAGCATCTTCAGGAGCTGTTAAAGTTATCAAAAATCTCCAGGCATCTAATAATCTTGATAGCGAAGATTCTGTATGAGGTTGGGTCAGATGACGCAAAAGATATTGCCTTGGAAGAGTTGATGGAGTATGTGGGAGTTAATGGAGCCGATCTGCCAGTAAGTCTCACAATTGCGGCAATATCCATACTTGAAAATAGGAAAGGTGATCTGAATACCATTCTTGCCGAGTTTACTGAACTACCTCTGTCAGATCTCATCGCCGACAAACACAGAGATGTTCCTTATTTGATAGAGCAGATAAAGAACCGTCTTGAAATACAGACCGACGCGAAAAGCACATGGCAAAGAGCTTGCTTCCTATTCATGAATGATCATAAGGCTTGGTTGTCTGTTGACCAGAAGATTGAACAAAGAATTAGTGCTGATGGTCAGAATAAGGTCACAGCTCAGCAGCTAAGTGAGTCCTACTGCGCTCAGAGAGACTTAAGAACTATTCAAAGAAGTCTGTTCCTCTGCCCCACTAACCTTACGGCTCTACAATCTTTAAGACAGTGTTTCTAG
- the MLC2 gene encoding Mlc2p (similar to Saccharomyces cerevisiae MLC2 (YPR188C); ancestral locus Anc_7.545), protein MQSSESLNFSQLSQNHIKTLKDAFQMLDDDGDSRVSQKDLKTMYRSIGKQLTDEQANEMLQVEGSEDKNGISFPEYLAVMSKTVGEFPEDSEIIDCLKTLSGNDDLQIPLDELVQQLREAGFQDPESEFEKIFKDFTARNQVVEGKTFKGSQFMDMISD, encoded by the coding sequence ATGCAAAGTAGCGAGTCTCTAAATTTCAGTCAGCTTAGCCAGAACCACATCAAaacattgaaagatgcaTTCCAAATGCTCGACGATGACGGGGACAGTAGAGTCTCACAGAAAGATCTAAAAACTATGTATCGAAGTATTGGCAAACAACTAACAGATGAACAAGCAAACGAAATGTTGCAAGTAGAAGGGTCTGAGGATAAGAACGGGATTTCGTTCCCAGAATATTTGGCGGTCATGAGTAAAACGGTGGGTGAATTTCCTGAAGATTCCGAAATAATTGACTGCCTCAAAACGCTCTCAGGGAATGACGACCTACAGATACCATTGGATGAGCTAGTGCAGCAGTTGAGGGAAGCAGGCTTCCAGGATCCAGAATcggaatttgaaaaaatattCAAGGATTTTACGGCTAGAAACCAGGTGGTGGAGGGCAAGACCTTCAAGGGCTCTCAATTCATGGATATGATCTCCGATTGA
- the RPO26 gene encoding DNA-directed RNA polymerase core subunit RPO26 (similar to Saccharomyces cerevisiae RPO26 (YPR187W); ancestral locus Anc_7.544) has protein sequence MSDYEEVFNDGAENFEDFDVEHFSDDGEFGGPNVNGGSEAPGEVKAENGHTVITGGNGPDDYQNHEQTRRKTLKEKAIPKDQRITTPYMTKYERARILGTRALQISMNAPVFVDLEGETDPLRIAMKELAEKKIPLVIRRYLPDGSFEDWSVEELIVDL, from the exons ATGTCTGACTACGAAGAAGT TTTTAATGATGGTGCggaaaactttgaagactttgacGTAGAACATTTCTCCGATGATGGAGAGTTTGGTGGTCCTAACGTCAATGGCGGATCCGAGGCTCCCGGCGAAGTCAAGGCCGAGAATGGCCATACTGTTATCACTGGTGGGAATGGACCGGACGACTATCAAAATCATGAACAGACTAGGAGGAAGACCTTAAAAGAGAAAGCTATTCCTAAAGACCAGAGGATCACCACGCCATACATGACAAAATATGAGAGGGCTAGAATTCTCGGGACCAGAGCATTGCAAATATCCATGAATGCCCCAGTGTTTGTGGATTTAGAAGGTGAGACTGATCCGTTGAGAATCGCCATGAAGGAGTTGGCTGAAAAAAAGATTCCATTGGTCATAAGAAGATACCTACCAGATGGATCATTCGAAGATTGGAGTGTGGAAGAACTAATTGTAGATTTATAA
- the PZF1 gene encoding Pzf1p (similar to Saccharomyces cerevisiae PZF1 (YPR186C); ancestral locus Anc_7.543): MLTDLRDVKGEIEELKDPGSFCLSRSNTSDSLNSLSSITSSTASTARAKSYFCDYDGCNKAFTRPSLLTEHQEVVHQGKKRYICDECHRSFSKKSHLERHVYVHSQDKPLHCSSCGKGFTTGQQLRRHEITHTKSFKCPYDECNESFYKHPQLRSHILAVHEKKLSCKICNKEFQRPYRLQNHMVKHHNPVLENPYQCSFASCAKSFKTWSQLQTHVKSDHPKLRCPVCEKPCVGESGLQMHMKVHDESLVTRNWKCQICDNMSFARKSSMLEHYAQEHIEEHAKLLVEQTRSVGIIDERDFDRATEISNQQVKRRKISEMGLLKSQAKLHQYFAEGKGGLHLLLNTVGRKLRCPYDKCYRTFKTEEKFQKHLDKHKIHQLKLKVLKEKMESSRNEASAGHREDEAFDDSQVANDEKNAKLTNS; this comes from the coding sequence ATGCTTACGGACCTGCGAGATGTAAAGGGAGAAATTGAGGAGTTAAAAGATCCCGGATCATTTTGTTTGTCCAGGTCAAATACCTCCGATAGTTTGAATTCGCTTTCAAGTATTACATCCTCCACAGCTTCTACTGCTAGGGCCAAAAGTTATTTCTGCGATTACGATGGCTGCAACAAGGCTTTTACACGACCTTCTTTGTTGACAGAACACCAGGAAGTTGTACATCAAGGGAAGAAACGGTATATATGCGACGAGTGTCACAGGTCattctcaaagaagagccaCCTGGAACGTCATGTGTATGTCCATTCCCAGGATAAGCCTCTTCACTGCTCGTCTTGCGGAAAAGGGTTTACCACTGGGCAGCAATTAAGGAGGCATGAGATAACTCACACTAAATCATTCAAATGCCCTTACGATGAATGCAACGAGTCCTTTTACAAACATCCTCAACTGAGGTCCCACATACTAGCGGTTCAtgaaaagaaattgagCTGCAAGATTTGTAACAAGGAGTTCCAGAGGCCGTATAGGCTCCAAAACCATATGGTAAAGCATCATAACCCAGTCCTAGAGAATCCGTATCAATGTTCTTTTGCAAGTTGTGccaaaagtttcaagacGTGGTCTCAACTTCAGACCCATGTCAAAAGTGACCATCCAAAACTGCGATGTCCCGTGTGTGAGAAACCTTGTGTCGGAGAGAGTGGTCTTCAAATGCACATGAAAGTACACGACGAGAGCTTGGTCACCAGGAACTGGAAATGTCAAATTTGTGATAATATGTCTTTTGCAAGGAAATCATCTATGTTAGAACACTACGCCCAAGAGCATATCGAGGAGCACGCTAAGTTGTTGGTAGAGCAAACCCGCTCAGTAGGAATAATTGACGAGCGAGATTTCGATAGAGCGACGGAGATCTCTAATCAACAGGTAAAGAGACGAAAAATCAGTGAAATGGGGCTGCTCAAGAGTCAAGCTAAACTGCACCAATATTTCGCAGAAGGTAAAGGAGGACTACACCTTTTATTGAATACAGTTGGGAGAAAATTGAGGTGTCCTTATGACAAATGTTACAGAACCTTCAAAACCGAGgagaaatttcaaaagcaCTTGGATAAACATAAgattcatcaattgaaattgaaagttttgaaagaaaaaatggAATCATCTAGGAACGAAGCAAGTGCTGGTCACAGAGAAGACGAAGCTTTTGATGATTCACAAGTTGCaaatgatgagaagaatgCGAAGCTGACAAATAGTTAG
- the ATG13 gene encoding serine/threonine protein kinase regulatory subunit ATG13 (similar to Saccharomyces cerevisiae ATG13 (YPR185W); ancestral locus Anc_7.542) has protein sequence MMVSYNTDKEIIELIDNFFVKTTSLICAAKSTKYQTSSDLPSEFDEEWLLSETDADLELPEIIRQWSQFDGEKDLPPLVIETYLDLRQVGPSQWVTLRDEDGNMWNVCKGTKKSEIVLERWLIELDKSSASFKGHKPTVEDSTGLSSQLILLFRYLYTLIQLLPANDLHVNLSKLSEIQGSMPALQISTRVLDGSKPILSKGRIGLSKPIISTYSNVINESNVPSHLEQRKITSVWTKFGLLRISVSYRHDCHFELHDTEEDYTSNQYIPEAMVKRLASNRSPSLSPQAHAGSLSSMDRPSSQRRPVAISRQLQMFKVGSVGSVPTFQSQTLTRNPSSSSSVVANLQAQRTNNSPIPTNPTLQSQEMHVEGTSVGSASKYSSSFGRIRRHSSTKQTEHTERLAKSSKQPEDQSDTLLDFVKLIDEKPELKFNKNRSVTVDISNSLMKFQSLKPTNDFISENLSLSTSMDPSHASQRRRSSSHSPMPSFSPAVNYPSIPSRLSQADLNEDAGDNRRSSTETHRPSGVSFHGSSVSSQRQSLGSKGSFQYNASPQDVNASNDNEDDDEDDLLMHQTVLGKSGLKNYTSPMSMESVASSIPKNRLSIPQPSQYSQPTTIAVPAYAKLHRPGMERTESQATGKRRNSEGVLGGEEEEDEDLLFFMSDMNLSKM, from the coding sequence ATGATGGTTTCATATAATACTGACAAAGAGATAATAGAGCTGATAGATAATTTTTTTGTCAAAACGACTTCTCTAATCTGTGCGGCAAAATCGACTAAATATCAAACATCAAGCGATCTGCCGTCTGAATTCGATGAAGAATGGCTTTTATCAGAGACGGATGCAGATCTTGAGTTACCAGAGATTATCCGTCAGTGGTCACAATTCGACGGAGAGAAGGATCTTCCTCCCCTAGTGATCGAAACATACCTCGATTTAAGGCAAGTGGGGCCTTCACAATGGGTCACATTAAGAGATGAAGACGGAAACATGTGGAACGTTTGCAAAGGTACAAAAAAGTCGGAGATTGTTCTGGAGAGATGGTTGATAGAATTAGATAAAAgttctgcttctttcaagggCCATAAGCCGACGGTGGAGGATTCCACTGGTCTTTCGAGCCAATTGATCCTATTGTTTCGTTACTTGTACACTCTCATTCAATTGCTACCAGCGAACGATCTTCACGTCAATCTTTCTAAACTTTCAGAGATTCAGGGCTCTATGCCGGCCCTGCAAATATCTACAAGAGTCTTAGATGGATCAAAACCTATCTTATCTAAAGGGAGGATTGGATTGAGTAAGCCGATAATAAGTACTTACTCTAATGTGATCAATGAATCAAACGTACCTTCACACTtggaacaaagaaagataaCGTCTGTTTGGACAAAATTTGGGTTATTGAGAATATCTGTCTCATATAGGCATGACTGCCATTTTGAGCTACATGACACTGAAGAAGACTACACAAGCAATCAGTATATCCCTGAAGCAATGGTTAAAAGATTGGCTTCGAATCGCTCGCCATCATTGTCCCCTCAAGCACATGCTGGATCACTAAGTTCCATGGATCGTCCTTCCTCACAACGAAGACCAGTTGCCATATCAAGGCAACTGCAGATGTTCAAAGTAGGGTCAGTAGGTAGCGTACCGACATTTCAAAGTCAGACACTAACTCGGAATCCATCCAGCTCCTCGTCTGTAGTTGCTAATCTACAAGCTCAGAGAACAAACAACAGCCCAATACCTACTAATCCCACTTTGCAATCTCAAGAAATGCATGTGGAAGGTACCAGTGTTGGGAGTGCTTCGAAATactcatcatcttttggaagGATTCGACGCCATTCTAGTACGAAACAAACAGAGCATACCGAAAGGCTAGCAAAATCCAGCAAACAGCCCGAGGATCAATCAGACACGTTATTGGACTTTGTCAAGCTAATAGACGAAAAGCCAGAATTgaagttcaacaagaataGATCTGTGACGGTCGACATTTCTAACTCActaatgaaatttcaaagtctgAAACCAACTAACGACTTTATTAGTGAGAACTTGAGTCTCAGTACATCAATGGATCCCTCTCATGCATCGCAAAGGCGCCGTTCAAGTTCACATTCGCCTATGCCCTCATTTTCACCTGCCGTCAACTATCCATCGATTCCATCTAGGTTATCACAAGCAGATCTGAATGAAGACGCGGGTGATAATCGGAGGAGTTCAACCGAGACTCACAGGCCAAGTGGTGTTTCATTCCATGGAAGTAGTGTTTCGAGCCAGCGACAAAGCCTTGGGTCTAAAGGCAGCTTCCAATATAACGCGAGTCCTCAAGATGTCAATGCGTCAAATGATAATGAAGAcgacgacgaagatgatCTTCTGATGCATCAAACAGTCCTAGGCAAATCTGGACTAAAAAATTACACTTCGCCAATGTCAATGGAAAGTGTGGCTTCCTCAATACCCAAAAACCGCTTATCAATTCCTCAACCATCGCAGTATTCTCAACCAACTACGATTGCGGTGCCTGCTTATGCTAAGCTACATAGGCCTGGAATGGAGCGCACGGAGTCGCAGGCTACTGGAAAGAGGAGAAATTCTGAAGGGGTACTCGgaggtgaagaagaagaggatgaagatctGCTATTTTTTATGAGTGACATGAACCTTTCTAAGATGTGA